The proteins below come from a single Gimesia alba genomic window:
- a CDS encoding DUF4175 family protein: protein MPHSIRAQLEQLHRKIHQLIWLNGLCWGLTILLMLALLVITFDWTLNISDPVIRFILGTAVAGLVVWTLWRNLVIPLKTPLTDLDLALKIERQYPDLKDSFSSSIQFDNQQSAHFTGSLQLRQAVIEDAYRKASQINFLELIDTHPIRKIMFSAALLSLIVASISLIYPHQTALGIHRLILPFSAPEWPQSVVLQILDEDLIPIETGPKNPYQVVEGQNFQFFVENRKGAPPQDLQMEYQTIQDSQSRSKVYSEPLRIVSVPDPAGVSRDLGTGSLVISNKSVRLRATGGDDRSMNWLNIVSVPPTTLELQEVVLTPPVYSQRPVETLPTGIGNIKALIGTRVDIKASSNKLLKSAELRIKDREPIPIKLDSDRKHFSVQFFVQEPGTYSYWFELENDQGFRPPHPQRFEITASADAVPEVFLEDPQTDLQVTPTAQIPLTVSIHDDLKIASALIRYQKSSREETLSRALRTDRETQSFPLPFTPQSSSEQLIINHVWNLADLPLTQGDRVIFRAEATDHYEPVKSPIGEKLPDEIRVGTSISRVLTIVTPQYKTNELANRQAHLLEELARVLKDQRLLNTEVKDVQHQLQRVGSARSEEVDTIKQVEMDQKRVASQLFSPRTGLEQRSKELMQELKWNRIHDPAMTQRLAELNTELSQLNQNVFPQIQEQITQARKKLQSNVDSAPAEKKAPASAAKSLHPENSQNEKAATKKSPADSSPLAALNIAEQGQQRVINRLDGVLKSLSQWQKTRDLVSELDEQIQQQAEIQSQTEKLAKKTITKSFNNLRLQEQADLEKLATRQEQQAENFKAFRNLLDTLNTQAAQSTQPEQLKNQEAMDFLRKKSIPEEMRQTAEKLKQNQVGQALQEQQQIQQAMETLKNIFENQPADAADQMLKKLKQSERELSQLKQQQQEILKKLKSASESKSQAELKKQLEKLAKQEQELQEQLKQFEQQLQRLSLQQAGQSVQRAGERLSKSTEALQQGQTQQAEQEIRESLDDLEQAQRELAARRQEIEESLAFEEFAKLESEIKNLIERQDAVIQETNRLEKERLSRGRWSRGQLKSLRQLFETEQDLQQETEAVSQKLAAAPVFVLAMEKVIDQLTIAVERLDQRLTDQETLTAEQSARSKLSALLKILEEKSSLDNAQRDQSQSAPGAQTPPTNQIALLSQLKLLKLLQEEILNRTRSFNNSISEEKQLTPEQIQQRNELSQEQADLADLSMELLLKLDQTHSDATDSEPEIE from the coding sequence ATGCCACACTCAATTCGAGCACAACTTGAGCAACTGCATCGCAAGATTCATCAGCTGATCTGGCTGAATGGACTTTGCTGGGGATTGACCATTTTGTTGATGCTGGCACTTCTGGTCATCACTTTTGACTGGACGCTGAATATTTCCGACCCCGTCATTCGATTCATCCTGGGTACGGCGGTAGCTGGTCTTGTGGTCTGGACGCTCTGGCGGAACCTTGTGATCCCCCTGAAAACGCCCCTTACCGATTTAGACCTGGCATTGAAAATCGAACGTCAATACCCCGATCTCAAAGATAGTTTTTCCAGCAGTATTCAATTTGACAATCAACAGTCGGCTCATTTCACGGGTTCACTTCAACTGCGACAAGCCGTGATTGAAGATGCGTATCGCAAAGCTTCGCAGATCAATTTCCTGGAATTGATCGATACGCACCCTATTCGCAAAATCATGTTCTCAGCAGCGCTGCTCAGTCTGATTGTGGCTTCGATTTCTCTGATCTATCCTCATCAGACCGCTCTGGGAATTCATCGATTGATCCTCCCCTTCTCTGCCCCCGAGTGGCCGCAAAGCGTGGTACTTCAGATTCTGGATGAAGATCTGATCCCGATTGAAACCGGCCCTAAAAATCCCTATCAGGTTGTAGAAGGACAAAATTTTCAATTTTTTGTGGAAAACCGAAAAGGCGCTCCCCCCCAAGACCTGCAAATGGAATATCAGACGATTCAGGATTCGCAATCACGCAGCAAAGTTTATTCAGAGCCGCTGCGTATTGTCTCCGTCCCCGATCCAGCAGGCGTCAGCCGCGACTTGGGAACAGGCTCATTAGTCATCTCTAATAAATCAGTGAGGTTGAGAGCCACCGGCGGTGATGATCGTTCCATGAACTGGTTGAACATTGTCTCAGTCCCCCCCACGACGTTAGAGCTTCAGGAAGTTGTCCTCACCCCTCCCGTCTACTCACAGAGGCCGGTGGAAACATTGCCGACGGGCATTGGTAATATCAAAGCGCTAATCGGCACACGCGTCGATATAAAAGCCAGTTCCAATAAACTCTTAAAATCGGCGGAATTACGCATTAAAGATCGGGAGCCCATCCCGATAAAGCTCGATTCTGACCGAAAACACTTTTCAGTACAATTCTTCGTACAAGAGCCAGGTACCTACTCCTACTGGTTCGAGCTGGAAAATGATCAGGGATTCAGGCCCCCTCATCCCCAGCGGTTTGAAATCACCGCCAGCGCCGATGCGGTACCGGAAGTCTTTCTGGAAGACCCGCAAACAGACCTGCAGGTCACACCAACAGCACAGATTCCGCTCACCGTTTCCATTCACGATGATTTAAAAATTGCCAGCGCCCTGATTCGCTATCAAAAATCATCCCGAGAGGAAACGCTTTCACGTGCCCTGCGTACAGACCGCGAGACGCAATCCTTTCCACTGCCGTTCACCCCTCAGTCTTCCAGTGAGCAGCTCATTATCAATCATGTCTGGAATCTGGCCGACCTGCCGCTGACTCAAGGGGATCGTGTGATCTTTCGCGCTGAAGCTACCGATCATTACGAACCCGTCAAGTCCCCAATCGGGGAGAAATTACCTGATGAAATTCGTGTGGGCACCAGTATTTCACGCGTCTTAACAATCGTCACCCCGCAATACAAAACCAACGAACTGGCCAACCGTCAGGCACATCTGCTGGAAGAGCTCGCGCGGGTTTTAAAAGATCAACGCCTTTTGAATACCGAAGTCAAAGACGTGCAACACCAGTTGCAGCGTGTCGGCAGCGCCCGGTCTGAAGAAGTCGACACCATTAAACAGGTGGAAATGGATCAGAAACGGGTTGCCTCCCAGCTCTTCAGCCCGCGCACCGGACTGGAACAACGCTCTAAGGAACTGATGCAGGAATTGAAATGGAATCGCATTCACGACCCTGCGATGACGCAACGGCTCGCCGAGCTGAATACAGAATTATCACAACTAAACCAGAATGTCTTTCCGCAAATTCAAGAACAGATTACGCAGGCACGGAAAAAATTGCAGTCGAATGTCGATTCTGCCCCCGCGGAAAAGAAAGCACCAGCATCGGCAGCGAAATCGCTTCATCCCGAAAATTCGCAGAATGAGAAAGCAGCAACAAAGAAGTCTCCTGCCGACTCAAGCCCACTGGCTGCACTCAACATTGCCGAACAGGGGCAGCAACGCGTCATCAACAGATTAGACGGTGTTCTGAAATCGCTCTCACAATGGCAAAAAACTCGCGATCTGGTTTCCGAACTGGACGAACAGATTCAGCAACAGGCAGAAATCCAAAGTCAAACCGAGAAGCTGGCTAAAAAGACCATTACGAAATCCTTCAATAATTTAAGACTTCAGGAACAGGCCGACCTGGAAAAGCTGGCGACGCGACAGGAACAACAGGCTGAAAATTTTAAAGCATTTCGAAATCTGCTCGACACACTCAATACCCAGGCCGCTCAAAGCACACAGCCTGAGCAATTGAAAAATCAGGAAGCCATGGACTTTCTCAGAAAGAAATCGATTCCTGAAGAGATGCGTCAGACGGCAGAGAAATTGAAACAAAACCAGGTCGGGCAAGCCCTGCAGGAACAACAGCAGATCCAGCAGGCAATGGAAACACTGAAAAACATCTTCGAAAACCAGCCTGCCGATGCGGCCGATCAGATGTTAAAAAAACTCAAACAGTCTGAGCGGGAATTAAGTCAATTAAAACAACAGCAGCAGGAGATCTTGAAAAAACTGAAATCAGCCAGCGAGTCGAAAAGTCAGGCAGAGCTGAAAAAGCAGCTGGAGAAGCTGGCGAAACAGGAACAGGAACTTCAAGAACAACTGAAACAATTTGAACAACAGCTACAGCGTCTGAGCCTGCAACAAGCTGGCCAATCGGTACAGAGGGCCGGTGAGCGGCTCTCAAAATCTACTGAGGCACTGCAACAGGGACAGACACAGCAGGCAGAACAGGAAATCCGAGAGTCACTCGATGATCTGGAACAGGCACAACGCGAACTGGCAGCCCGCCGACAGGAAATCGAAGAATCGCTGGCGTTTGAAGAATTCGCAAAATTAGAATCCGAAATCAAAAACCTGATTGAAAGACAGGATGCCGTCATTCAGGAAACTAATCGTCTTGAAAAAGAGCGTCTATCCCGCGGACGCTGGTCGCGTGGTCAACTAAAGTCCCTGAGACAACTATTCGAAACAGAACAGGACCTGCAACAGGAAACAGAAGCGGTCTCACAAAAATTAGCCGCTGCACCGGTATTCGTCCTTGCGATGGAAAAAGTCATTGACCAGCTTACGATCGCCGTTGAGCGTCTGGATCAACGTTTGACCGACCAAGAAACCCTGACGGCTGAGCAATCCGCCAGGTCAAAACTGTCAGCGTTATTAAAAATACTGGAAGAAAAATCGTCACTCGACAATGCACAGCGCGATCAGAGTCAATCTGCTCCTGGCGCGCAAACACCACCCACAAATCAGATTGCCTTACTGTCACAGCTCAAACTGCTCAAACTTTTGCAGGAAGAGATTTTGAACCGAACCCGCTCATTCAATAATTCCATCAGCGAGGAGAAGCAGTTAACGCCGGAACAAATCCAGCAACGCAATGAACTCTCTCAAGAACAGGCCGACCTCGCTGATCTGTCGATGGAACTGCTGCTCAAACTCGACCAGACACATTCCGATGCCACGGACTCCGAACCCGAGATTGAATAA
- a CDS encoding sigma-70 family RNA polymerase sigma factor, translating into MFTSLLNQERLRIFGYIRALVPNNSDAEDVYQHVCLTLWNKFSEFDQERDFFSWACGIAFFTVCNFRRSVQRDRHFYSQELIETMSMERMQHLGNHNIRLELLRDCFDRLGSDDQELLLQATFEKQSIKEFAEKAGKTVQTLYNRLSALRRELAQCIMRKLKNEGQS; encoded by the coding sequence ATGTTTACGTCGTTATTGAACCAGGAACGATTACGCATATTCGGATATATCCGTGCACTCGTTCCCAACAATTCCGATGCAGAAGACGTATACCAACATGTGTGCTTAACACTATGGAACAAATTTAGCGAATTTGATCAAGAGCGGGATTTTTTTTCCTGGGCCTGCGGAATTGCATTTTTTACGGTTTGCAACTTTCGTAGAAGCGTTCAGCGTGATCGGCACTTTTACAGCCAGGAGTTAATCGAAACCATGTCTATGGAGCGGATGCAACATCTAGGCAACCACAACATTCGACTTGAGCTCCTGCGTGACTGCTTTGATCGCCTGGGCTCTGACGATCAGGAACTGCTTTTACAGGCAACATTCGAAAAACAATCGATTAAAGAATTCGCGGAAAAGGCAGGGAAAACAGTTCAGACACTTTATAACCGTCTGAGTGCTCTAAGACGTGAGTTAGCGCAATGCATCATGCGTAAACTAAAGAACGAGGGGCAATCATGA